The Lewinellaceae bacterium genome has a segment encoding these proteins:
- the folE gene encoding GTP cyclohydrolase I FolE, with protein MEDKEKMGELDEVTKGLIENYELILKGLGENIDREGLVKTPERVAKAMQFLTEGYHLDGEEVLRSAMFKESYSEMVIVKDIEIYSLCEHHMLPFFGKAHVAYIPNGYIVGLSKIPRVIDVYARRLQVQERLTDEILHCIDKTLKPLGVAIVIEARHMCMMMRGVQKQNSVTTTSAFTGAFENFETRNEFLNLISHKLH; from the coding sequence ATGGAAGACAAAGAAAAAATGGGGGAACTCGATGAAGTGACAAAAGGCTTGATTGAAAATTATGAGCTTATCCTGAAAGGACTGGGGGAGAATATTGACAGAGAGGGACTTGTAAAAACACCGGAGCGGGTGGCTAAGGCCATGCAGTTTCTCACAGAAGGGTACCATCTCGACGGGGAGGAAGTCCTGCGGTCGGCTATGTTTAAGGAGAGTTACAGTGAAATGGTTATCGTGAAGGATATTGAGATCTATTCCCTTTGCGAACACCATATGCTTCCATTTTTCGGCAAGGCTCATGTGGCTTATATTCCCAATGGTTATATCGTGGGATTGAGTAAAATACCAAGGGTCATCGATGTTTACGCCAGGAGATTACAGGTGCAGGAACGTTTGACAGATGAAATATTGCACTGCATCGACAAAACATTAAAGCCACTTGGGGTGGCCATTGTTATTGAAGCCCGGCATATGTGTATGATGATGCGCGGGGTGCAAAAGCAAAATTCGGTGACGACTACTTCAGCCTTTACAGGGGCATTTGAGAATTTTGAAACCAGAAACGAATTTTTAAACCTGATTTCTCATAAATTGCATTAG
- a CDS encoding fructosamine kinase family protein encodes MHLPPAIKEAIERELSTTILKVSPLSGGDINIAGLLHTSHGNFFVKINDSPDSERILQTEAKGLKLLKKSNKIGVAKVMGQGNTATSAWLLLDYIPQGTPSPKFWELFGHALANLHRQTNNHYGLDHHNFIGSLPQYNDAKADGIDFLIHQRLYPQLEMALNSAQLNSRDAEHFEHLFKQFPDMIPNEPPSLIHGDLWSGNFICSEKGQSILIDPAVSFAHREMDLAMSRLFGGFAQRFYAAYEESYPTAPGLEQRIGIYQLYYLLVHVNIFGRGYVGQVRSVLSQYF; translated from the coding sequence ATGCATTTACCTCCTGCCATAAAAGAAGCAATTGAGAGAGAACTTTCAACTACCATTCTAAAAGTTTCTCCCCTTAGCGGAGGTGATATCAATATTGCAGGTTTGCTCCATACCAGCCATGGAAATTTCTTTGTGAAAATTAATGATAGCCCCGATTCAGAAAGGATACTTCAAACCGAAGCAAAAGGGTTAAAACTGCTTAAAAAAAGCAATAAGATTGGCGTTGCAAAAGTGATGGGGCAAGGGAATACCGCCACGTCGGCATGGTTGCTTTTGGATTACATCCCTCAAGGGACTCCTTCTCCAAAATTCTGGGAACTTTTCGGCCATGCCTTGGCTAATCTTCACCGGCAGACCAACAATCATTACGGCCTGGATCACCATAATTTTATAGGAAGCCTGCCCCAGTACAATGACGCAAAAGCAGATGGAATCGACTTCCTCATCCACCAAAGATTGTATCCTCAATTGGAAATGGCCCTGAATTCCGCCCAACTAAACAGCAGGGACGCGGAACATTTTGAGCACTTGTTTAAGCAATTTCCTGACATGATTCCGAATGAGCCCCCTTCCCTGATTCATGGAGACCTCTGGAGCGGCAACTTTATCTGTTCTGAAAAAGGACAAAGCATTTTGATCGATCCTGCGGTGAGTTTTGCTCACCGGGAAATGGACCTTGCCATGAGCAGGCTCTTCGGAGGGTTTGCGCAGCGGTTTTATGCCGCTTATGAGGAATCTTATCCAACAGCACCCGGCCTTGAACAAAGGATTGGCATTTATCAGCTTTATTACCTGTTGGTACATGTCAATATATTTGGAAGGGGATATGTGGGCCAGGTAAGATCCGTTTTATCACAATATTTCTAA
- the prmA gene encoding 50S ribosomal protein L11 methyltransferase has translation MSPTKTHTCYHIHTTPELTEILPAYLEGMPFNAFEETETGLKAYLEQHAIESAVEADLEALREKFEFTFYKEVIKNENWNAIWEAGFQPVLVEHFCGIRANFHPSFENVKHEIIIHPKMAFGTGHHATTYMMMSMIETTELKDKTVFDYGCGTGILAILASKEGAAAVDAVDIESESYESTIENAAVNQVNNITTYHGTLDDVPEKKYDVILANINRNVILDSLDTLYSRLKQESILLVSGILHMDEEMVIKTAKDCGFNYQEGIRKGDWSCLKFKK, from the coding sequence ATGAGCCCGACAAAAACACATACGTGTTACCATATACACACCACTCCTGAACTTACGGAAATATTACCTGCTTATCTGGAAGGAATGCCATTTAATGCTTTTGAAGAAACAGAGACAGGGTTAAAAGCGTACCTCGAACAACATGCTATCGAATCTGCCGTGGAAGCTGACCTTGAGGCCCTCCGGGAAAAATTCGAATTCACTTTTTATAAAGAAGTCATAAAAAATGAAAACTGGAATGCTATCTGGGAGGCTGGTTTCCAACCGGTTCTAGTGGAGCACTTTTGCGGGATACGGGCCAATTTTCATCCGTCCTTTGAAAACGTAAAACACGAAATCATCATCCATCCCAAAATGGCATTCGGTACCGGCCATCACGCCACTACCTACATGATGATGTCAATGATAGAAACTACAGAACTTAAAGATAAAACGGTCTTTGATTATGGATGCGGTACAGGTATCTTAGCTATCCTAGCTTCTAAAGAAGGAGCTGCCGCCGTGGATGCCGTGGACATAGAATCCGAGTCTTATGAAAGTACGATTGAGAATGCTGCCGTTAATCAGGTAAACAACATTACCACCTATCACGGAACCCTGGATGATGTCCCCGAAAAAAAATATGACGTCATTCTTGCCAACATCAACAGAAATGTAATTTTAGATTCACTTGACACGTTATATAGCAGGCTCAAGCAAGAAAGCATCCTGTTGGTGTCGGGAATACTCCACATGGATGAAGAAATGGTAATCAAGACCGCAAAAGACTGTGGTTTTAATTACCAGGAAGGCATCCGTAAAGGGGATTGGTCTTGCCTGAAATTCAAAAAGTAA
- the fabD gene encoding ACP S-malonyltransferase has product MNAYVFPGQGSQFEGMGKDLYESSEMARQWFEKANDVLGFRISDIMFDGSAEDLKQTKVTQPAVFIHSIVKAKMAGADFRPDAVAGHSLGEFSALVAAGVLDFEDGLKLVYQRAMAMQKACEMVEGTMAAILGLEDEVVEQICESIGEVVVAANYNCPGQLVISGSVPGVEKAVEKLTEAGALRAIMLQVGGAFHSPLMMPAQEELQKAIENTEFVVPQCPVYQNVDAMPHQDPEEIKKLLIAQLTSPVRWTQTMVNMLEAGVSEIVEVGGNGKVLQGFVKKIDRRFPTRAL; this is encoded by the coding sequence ATGAACGCATATGTTTTTCCCGGTCAGGGATCTCAATTTGAAGGAATGGGCAAGGATCTTTATGAAAGTTCTGAAATGGCCAGGCAATGGTTCGAAAAAGCCAATGATGTTTTAGGGTTTCGCATTTCGGATATTATGTTTGACGGGAGTGCTGAAGATCTGAAGCAGACAAAAGTAACTCAACCAGCGGTTTTCATACATTCCATTGTCAAAGCAAAAATGGCGGGAGCTGATTTCAGACCCGATGCTGTTGCCGGACATTCTTTGGGAGAGTTTTCTGCCCTGGTGGCAGCGGGAGTACTTGATTTTGAAGATGGGCTTAAACTGGTTTACCAGCGCGCCATGGCCATGCAGAAGGCCTGTGAAATGGTGGAAGGTACGATGGCCGCGATTTTGGGACTGGAGGATGAGGTCGTAGAGCAGATTTGCGAAAGCATTGGAGAAGTGGTCGTTGCCGCGAATTATAATTGTCCGGGACAGCTGGTCATCTCGGGTTCTGTGCCGGGAGTGGAAAAGGCGGTTGAAAAGCTGACTGAGGCTGGAGCCCTTCGTGCCATTATGTTACAGGTTGGGGGAGCTTTCCATTCCCCACTGATGATGCCGGCCCAGGAAGAGTTACAAAAAGCTATCGAGAATACTGAATTTGTTGTTCCCCAATGTCCGGTTTATCAAAATGTTGATGCTATGCCGCATCAGGACCCTGAGGAGATCAAAAAACTGCTGATCGCTCAATTGACTTCCCCGGTGCGCTGGACCCAAACCATGGTGAACATGCTGGAGGCCGGGGTTTCTGAAATTGTCGAAGTAGGGGGCAACGGTAAGGTATTACAGGGATTTGTCAAGAAAATTGACCGCCGTTTTCCTACGAGAGCTCTGTGA
- a CDS encoding FAD-binding protein: MIKEVEIKIRPALINDEEHIKREAIHKSGIPKAAVTEVKVLRRSIDARGGKPWFRILAAVFSGEEIVEEPAILDSLQQVEDKPPVIVVGAGPAGYFAALELIELGLKPIVLDRGKDVQTRRRDLRAIQQFGIVDPHSNYCFGEGGAGTYSDGKLYTRSHKRGSIIKALRLLVEHGANPEILLDAHPHIGSNKLPGVVANIRETILHFGGEVHFGSHVTDFLVSGGEMKGVVVNGQKEYRAEGVILATGHSARDIYRLLAQKGIHIEAKPFALGVRIEHPQSLIDHIQYNQESREENLPAASYKLVCQMENRGVFSFCMCPGGLIVPAATSPGEIVVNGMSLSRRDSPYANSGTVVAVELEDLKGFEHHGVFAGLEFQSSVERSMFNLAGDNSQKAPAQRLTDFVKKKTSASLVDTSYIPGLVSAPLHELLPDFIYNRLQSAVKTFGKKMKGYYTEEANVVATESRTSSPIRIPRNRETYMHQDVSGLFPCGEGAGYAGGIISAAMDGQNVAQAVALFYGLKA, from the coding sequence ATGATTAAGGAAGTCGAGATAAAAATCCGCCCTGCCTTAATCAATGATGAAGAACACATCAAACGGGAAGCCATCCATAAAAGTGGTATCCCTAAGGCCGCTGTCACCGAAGTGAAAGTTTTGCGTCGTTCGATTGATGCAAGGGGAGGGAAACCCTGGTTTCGGATCCTGGCGGCTGTATTTTCAGGAGAAGAAATCGTCGAGGAGCCTGCTATCCTGGATAGCTTACAGCAGGTAGAAGACAAACCTCCTGTCATTGTAGTTGGCGCAGGTCCTGCCGGGTATTTTGCTGCTTTGGAATTGATTGAATTAGGGTTGAAACCCATTGTGCTGGACAGAGGCAAGGATGTGCAAACCAGACGCCGTGACTTGAGGGCCATTCAACAATTTGGTATTGTCGATCCTCATTCCAATTATTGCTTTGGAGAGGGTGGGGCAGGGACCTATTCAGACGGAAAACTATATACCCGATCTCATAAAAGAGGAAGTATCATCAAGGCCCTGCGGCTTCTGGTGGAGCACGGAGCCAACCCTGAGATCCTTTTGGATGCTCATCCCCACATTGGTTCCAACAAGTTGCCAGGCGTGGTGGCTAATATCAGGGAAACCATTTTGCATTTTGGCGGGGAGGTTCATTTTGGAAGCCATGTGACCGATTTCCTGGTCTCTGGTGGGGAGATGAAAGGAGTCGTCGTCAACGGACAAAAGGAATACAGGGCAGAGGGTGTTATTCTGGCCACAGGGCATTCCGCCCGCGACATTTACAGGTTGCTGGCCCAAAAGGGGATTCATATAGAGGCTAAGCCTTTTGCCCTGGGCGTTCGTATTGAACATCCTCAATCATTGATAGACCATATTCAGTACAATCAAGAGTCAAGGGAAGAAAATCTGCCTGCAGCGAGTTATAAATTGGTTTGCCAGATGGAAAACCGGGGCGTTTTTTCTTTTTGTATGTGCCCGGGAGGACTGATCGTCCCGGCAGCAACATCCCCCGGGGAAATAGTGGTCAATGGCATGTCTTTGTCACGAAGGGATTCTCCTTACGCCAATTCAGGAACTGTGGTGGCCGTTGAACTCGAAGATCTCAAAGGTTTTGAACACCATGGCGTTTTTGCAGGCCTCGAATTCCAGAGCAGTGTGGAACGATCCATGTTTAACCTGGCCGGTGACAATAGTCAGAAAGCTCCGGCCCAGCGTCTGACGGATTTCGTGAAAAAAAAGACTTCGGCTTCCCTGGTCGATACCTCCTACATTCCGGGGCTTGTATCTGCTCCATTGCATGAATTACTTCCCGATTTCATTTACAACCGTCTGCAATCAGCGGTAAAAACTTTCGGCAAAAAAATGAAAGGATATTATACGGAAGAAGCCAATGTAGTGGCCACAGAAAGCCGAACCAGCAGTCCCATCAGGATACCCCGGAACCGGGAAACCTATATGCACCAGGATGTTTCCGGGCTTTTTCCCTGTGGGGAAGGGGCCGGTTATGCGGGGGGGATCATTTCAGCGGCTATGGACGGACAAAATGTAGCACAGGCCGTCGCATTATTTTACGGATTGAAGGCCTAG
- a CDS encoding response regulator transcription factor has product MNVIIVDDEPLAQDVLETYIEKIPEFNLVKKCSNAFEANEVLQHQSVDLMFLDIQMPQLTGTDFLKTLSKPPLVIFTTAYPNYAVEGFELNALDYLLKPISMDRFLKAANKALEQYNLEHAEAGSTGSHTNEEEEFFFVKADKKLIKVNYEDILYIEGLKDYVIIRMEHDRVITLQTMKSLEDKMPVPKFKRIHRSFIVNTSRINAIVGNMVEITEKNQTKHLPIGKNYREELLELINKNRL; this is encoded by the coding sequence ATGAATGTTATAATTGTTGATGATGAGCCTTTGGCACAGGATGTGCTGGAAACTTACATTGAAAAAATTCCCGAATTCAACCTGGTAAAAAAATGCAGCAATGCTTTTGAAGCCAATGAAGTCCTGCAACACCAATCGGTGGATCTCATGTTTCTTGATATCCAGATGCCACAACTAACCGGAACCGATTTTTTGAAAACTTTATCAAAACCTCCCCTTGTCATTTTTACCACTGCTTATCCTAATTATGCCGTGGAGGGATTTGAACTCAATGCGCTGGACTACCTTCTTAAGCCCATTTCAATGGATCGTTTTTTGAAGGCAGCCAATAAGGCCCTTGAACAATACAACCTCGAACATGCTGAAGCCGGTAGCACCGGTTCACACACCAATGAGGAAGAAGAATTTTTCTTTGTCAAAGCAGACAAAAAACTGATCAAGGTCAATTACGAAGATATTCTTTACATTGAAGGGTTGAAAGATTACGTCATTATCAGGATGGAACATGACCGGGTCATTACGCTGCAAACCATGAAAAGCCTGGAGGATAAAATGCCCGTCCCGAAATTTAAAAGGATTCACCGGTCCTTCATCGTGAATACATCGAGGATCAATGCCATTGTAGGCAATATGGTAGAAATTACCGAAAAAAATCAAACCAAACACCTGCCCATCGGAAAGAATTACCGGGAAGAATTACTGGAACTCATCAATAAAAACAGACTTTAA
- a CDS encoding DinB family protein translates to MDFKQGSTQMISQINGLLQNITPEQYSQSLPIFKGSTLGQHFRHILDFYLVLLKDYPKGLVDYTLRERDPKLETDPVYARKTFESVLSELASLDEQTLLKVKADILYCQEGERPLIPTSIGRELMYAYEHAVHHLAIIRIGIENAFPELQMASELGIAPATIKYRASIES, encoded by the coding sequence ATGGATTTTAAACAAGGTTCAACACAAATGATAAGCCAGATCAATGGTTTGCTTCAAAATATTACCCCGGAACAATATTCCCAAAGCCTTCCTATTTTCAAAGGCTCGACCCTTGGTCAACATTTCAGGCATATTCTTGATTTTTATCTTGTTCTGCTGAAAGACTATCCAAAAGGACTGGTGGATTACACTTTACGGGAAAGAGACCCAAAGCTGGAAACTGACCCGGTTTATGCACGCAAAACTTTTGAATCGGTTTTATCCGAATTAGCATCACTTGACGAACAAACTTTGCTTAAAGTCAAAGCTGATATCCTTTACTGCCAGGAAGGAGAACGCCCGCTGATTCCCACTTCTATCGGCCGTGAACTCATGTACGCTTACGAACATGCCGTTCACCATTTGGCCATTATCAGAATTGGTATTGAAAATGCTTTCCCTGAGCTGCAAATGGCCAGCGAACTGGGCATTGCCCCCGCTACCATAAAATACAGGGCCTCCATTGAAAGCTAG
- a CDS encoding histidine kinase → MEKVIGKAYHFLSKKIVYHSAFWMALLILLTLVEGVGKGLLFTFGNEIINLFFYAAIVYFNLFYLIPNYLSRNKFSSYLGLLVLSTIIITPLKIFTLYFKLHEHPNLQTELINNQLNFFVLTFFIAGSSTIGKIVSDWIRHMREKQELENETMQSELRFLKSQINPHFLFNTLNNLYALTLKKSDSAPDIVIKLSEMMRYMLYECNEKRVFLSNEVNYIQNYLDLEKLRQGKNIEINFVVEGNVGSQKIAPLMFTPFLENSFKHGLSNHISKGFVNIHLKADENSVHFHIENSKPETKPLQIHPRSGGIGLVNLKRRLELVYPNKYKLHLEDNPNTYAVSMDIELD, encoded by the coding sequence ATGGAAAAAGTAATCGGTAAAGCATATCATTTTCTATCCAAAAAGATTGTGTATCATTCTGCTTTTTGGATGGCTTTACTTATTTTGTTGACCCTCGTGGAAGGCGTTGGCAAGGGATTGCTTTTTACTTTTGGCAATGAAATAATCAACCTGTTCTTTTATGCAGCCATCGTTTATTTCAATTTGTTCTACCTCATTCCCAATTACCTGTCCAGGAACAAATTTTCTTCCTATTTGGGGCTGTTAGTCCTTTCGACGATCATTATTACTCCACTGAAAATTTTTACGCTATATTTTAAATTACACGAACACCCGAATCTTCAGACGGAATTGATTAATAATCAATTGAATTTTTTTGTGTTGACTTTTTTCATTGCTGGCTCATCCACCATTGGCAAAATCGTTTCTGACTGGATCCGACATATGCGGGAGAAACAAGAGCTGGAGAATGAAACGATGCAGTCTGAATTGCGGTTCTTAAAATCCCAAATCAATCCCCACTTTTTATTCAATACCCTGAATAATTTATACGCCCTCACGTTGAAAAAATCCGATAGCGCTCCGGATATTGTGATCAAATTGTCGGAAATGATGCGTTACATGCTTTATGAATGTAATGAAAAAAGGGTATTTTTAAGCAACGAGGTGAATTACATTCAAAATTATCTGGACCTCGAAAAATTGCGACAGGGAAAAAATATAGAAATAAACTTTGTAGTGGAAGGAAATGTAGGAAGTCAAAAAATAGCCCCTCTGATGTTTACCCCGTTTTTGGAAAATAGTTTCAAACACGGGTTGAGCAATCACATATCAAAAGGTTTTGTAAATATACACCTGAAAGCTGACGAAAATTCCGTACATTTCCATATTGAAAACAGTAAACCGGAAACAAAACCGTTACAAATACATCCTCGAAGCGGAGGCATAGGGCTCGTTAACCTGAAACGAAGGCTCGAACTGGTGTACCCCAACAAGTATAAACTTCATCTGGAGGATAACCCCAATACCTATGCCGTAAGCATGGATATTGAGCTGGACTAA
- a CDS encoding beta-glucosidase gives MDKKIQFPDDFVWGAATSSYQIEGAWNEGGKGPSIWDAFCQIPGKVHQNQSGRVACDHYHRLEEDVALMKATGLKAYRFSISWPRIQPTGKGAANPEGIAFYSRLIDLLLENDIEPWVTLYHWDLPLALQFEDDGWIGPTIADHFARYADICFQHFGDRVKNWITLNEPWVVAMLGYGQGVFAPGRISNTEPYLAGHNLIKAHAKAVEVYRIKYQPGQQGRIGITNNGDWREPLTGKSEDHAAAERALEFFLAWFADPVYKGHYPAVMVERLGERLPQFTAEEIERIKGSSDFFGLNHYTTMYASEAKGMAGKQNIYGNGGLSEDQDVNLSMDASWEKTAMHWSIVPWGCRKLLEWIDQRYDHPEIIITENGCAFEDKIVAGKVEDPDRVKFYASYLEQCHAAINNGVNLKGYFAWSFFDNFEWASGYSKRFGLYHVDFETLERTAKSSALWYAAAIKKGGF, from the coding sequence ATGGATAAAAAAATACAATTCCCCGATGATTTTGTGTGGGGCGCAGCTACTTCCTCCTACCAAATTGAAGGGGCCTGGAATGAAGGGGGTAAGGGACCGTCCATCTGGGATGCTTTTTGCCAGATTCCCGGAAAAGTACACCAAAACCAATCGGGTAGGGTAGCCTGCGATCACTACCACCGGCTGGAAGAAGATGTGGCTTTGATGAAAGCAACAGGACTCAAAGCCTACAGGTTTTCTATCTCGTGGCCAAGGATTCAGCCTACAGGAAAAGGAGCGGCCAATCCGGAAGGCATTGCTTTTTACTCCAGGCTAATCGATCTTTTGCTGGAGAACGATATTGAACCCTGGGTAACGCTTTATCATTGGGATCTCCCCCTTGCCTTGCAGTTTGAAGACGACGGTTGGATTGGGCCAACTATTGCAGACCACTTTGCCCGGTATGCAGATATTTGCTTCCAGCATTTTGGAGACAGGGTAAAAAACTGGATCACCCTCAATGAACCCTGGGTGGTGGCCATGCTTGGGTACGGGCAAGGGGTCTTTGCCCCCGGCCGCATATCCAATACAGAACCCTATCTGGCCGGCCATAACCTGATCAAAGCCCACGCCAAAGCCGTTGAAGTATATCGGATAAAATATCAGCCTGGTCAACAAGGCCGAATCGGCATCACCAATAATGGTGACTGGCGTGAGCCGCTGACAGGAAAGAGTGAAGATCATGCCGCTGCCGAGCGAGCGCTTGAATTTTTTCTCGCCTGGTTCGCTGATCCTGTTTATAAAGGGCATTACCCTGCTGTAATGGTCGAAAGGCTTGGAGAGAGGCTTCCTCAATTTACCGCCGAAGAAATTGAAAGGATAAAGGGCTCTTCTGACTTTTTTGGGTTAAACCATTATACTACCATGTACGCTTCAGAAGCAAAGGGGATGGCCGGAAAGCAGAATATTTATGGAAACGGCGGACTTTCTGAGGATCAGGATGTTAACCTTTCCATGGATGCTTCATGGGAAAAGACTGCCATGCATTGGAGTATAGTGCCATGGGGATGTAGGAAATTACTGGAATGGATCGATCAAAGATACGACCACCCGGAGATCATCATCACCGAAAATGGTTGTGCTTTCGAGGATAAGATCGTGGCGGGCAAAGTGGAGGATCCGGATCGGGTAAAGTTTTACGCCTCCTATCTTGAGCAATGTCATGCTGCAATAAACAATGGGGTGAATTTAAAAGGATATTTTGCCTGGTCATTTTTCGATAATTTTGAATGGGCCTCTGGATACAGCAAAAGATTCGGCCTTTATCATGTTGATTTTGAAACCCTGGAAAGAACCGCTAAATCATCAGCCCTTTGGTATGCTGCAGCCATTAAAAAAGGTGGCTTTTAA
- the folD gene encoding bifunctional methylenetetrahydrofolate dehydrogenase/methenyltetrahydrofolate cyclohydrolase FolD — protein MQIIDGNELSKIIRQEIAAEVVKIKSTGKRAPHLAAVLVGEDPASQVYVRNKVRSCEEVGFSSTLIRRPADTSEAEVLKIVRELNEDPEIDGFIVQLPLPRHIDENKITLAIDAKKDVDGFHPVNFGLMMQGLPCYLPATPYGIMEMLSRYKIETAGKEVVVVGRSNIVGTPMAVLLSRKDYPGDSTVTICHSRTKDLAAHTRRADIIVAAIGRADFITGDMVKEGVVVIDVGINRVDDASAKRGYRLKGDVEFASVAPKSSYITPVPGGVGPMTVVSLLQNTLKAFKKEVF, from the coding sequence ATGCAAATAATTGACGGAAATGAACTGTCAAAAATCATCAGACAGGAGATCGCCGCTGAGGTGGTAAAAATAAAATCTACAGGAAAAAGAGCTCCTCACCTCGCTGCCGTTTTAGTCGGGGAAGATCCGGCGAGCCAGGTTTACGTGCGCAACAAAGTCCGTTCCTGCGAGGAGGTAGGTTTTTCTTCCACCCTCATCCGTCGTCCAGCAGATACAAGCGAAGCTGAAGTGTTGAAGATTGTCCGGGAGTTGAATGAAGACCCTGAGATCGACGGATTTATTGTACAATTACCTCTTCCACGCCATATTGATGAAAACAAGATCACTTTGGCCATCGATGCCAAAAAGGATGTGGATGGTTTTCATCCGGTAAATTTCGGCCTCATGATGCAGGGATTGCCCTGTTATCTGCCGGCAACCCCTTATGGAATAATGGAGATGCTTTCCCGTTATAAAATTGAAACCGCCGGAAAAGAAGTCGTCGTCGTTGGGAGAAGTAATATTGTCGGTACACCAATGGCGGTGCTGCTTTCCCGAAAAGACTACCCGGGAGATTCAACGGTCACGATATGCCACAGCCGTACTAAGGACCTTGCCGCCCACACCCGAAGGGCAGATATCATTGTTGCGGCCATTGGCCGTGCGGATTTCATTACAGGAGACATGGTAAAAGAAGGAGTTGTGGTGATCGATGTCGGAATCAACCGCGTGGATGATGCTTCCGCCAAAAGAGGATACCGGTTAAAAGGAGATGTTGAATTCGCCAGTGTTGCCCCCAAATCCAGCTACATTACCCCGGTGCCGGGTGGTGTCGGGCCCATGACAGTTGTATCACTTTTACAGAATACGCTGAAAGCTTTTAAAAAAGAAGTGTTTTAA